One segment of Candidatus Paceibacterota bacterium DNA contains the following:
- a CDS encoding RNA polymerase sigma factor — protein MEPLERAKQEFIKSYDEHADALFRHCFFKVSDKEKAEDLVQETFVRTWKYISSGKEVRNIKTFLYRVASNLIIDYYRQGKNVSLDQLSEKGFDFSEARDEILENAEFSRVKDLIDELSEKDKEIIIWRFLDGLSPSEIADVLNIKENAASVRLNRAMKKLKEKMDTLE, from the coding sequence ATGGAACCTTTAGAAAGAGCAAAACAGGAATTTATAAAATCCTATGACGAACACGCCGATGCTCTTTTTCGGCACTGTTTTTTCAAGGTGTCGGATAAAGAAAAAGCCGAAGATTTGGTTCAAGAGACTTTTGTTCGGACTTGGAAGTATATTTCTTCCGGCAAGGAAGTCCGTAACATAAAAACCTTTCTTTATAGGGTGGCTAGTAATTTGATTATAGATTATTACCGGCAAGGTAAGAATGTTTCTTTAGACCAACTTTCCGAAAAAGGTTTTGATTTCTCCGAAGCGAGAGATGAGATTTTAGAAAACGCCGAGTTTTCAAGGGTTAAAGATTTAATTGACGAGCTTAGCGAGAAAGACAAAGAGATTATCATCTGGCGATTTCTTGATGGTCTCTCACCCTCGGAGATTGCAGATGTTTTAAATATCAAAGAAAACGCCGCTTCGGTTCGCTTAAATAGAGCGATGAAAAAACTTAAAGAGAAAATGGATACTTTAGAATAA
- a CDS encoding cob(I)yrinic acid a,c-diamide adenosyltransferase: MALFTGKGDDGTTKTYSCPPGTRISKNSAVAEALGSLDEINSFLGLCKVKTSDLKLAQRNFAEIIHDAQENLFIVQAEVAGAPKNITADKVRQMEDIINSIEKELPPITSFFISGGSEQAAMLDVARTLARRAERRVVAGEEVGEVKISADTKSFLNRLSSLLYALARLANHLSGVKETAPKY, translated from the coding sequence ATGGCACTTTTTACAGGAAAAGGTGACGACGGTACAACAAAAACATACAGTTGTCCGCCGGGCACTAGAATCTCAAAAAATTCAGCGGTAGCTGAAGCCCTCGGCTCTTTGGATGAAATCAATTCCTTTCTCGGTCTTTGCAAGGTTAAAACTAGTGACTTGAAGTTAGCTCAAAGAAATTTTGCCGAGATAATTCACGACGCCCAAGAAAACCTCTTCATTGTCCAAGCGGAGGTTGCCGGCGCTCCGAAAAATATTACCGCAGACAAGGTCAGGCAGATGGAAGACATTATCAACTCAATTGAAAAAGAATTACCACCGATAACAAGTTTTTTTATTTCCGGAGGTTCGGAACAGGCGGCGATGTTGGATGTCGCTAGAACTTTAGCAAGGAGAGCCGAGAGGAGAGTGGTGGCGGGAGAGGAGGTAGGTGAAGTAAAAATTTCCGCCGACACAAAATCTTTTCTCAACAGGTTGTCTAGCTTACTTTATGCACTGGCGCGGTTGGCAAATCACTTGTCTGGAGTCAAAGAAACCGCTCCGAAGTATTGA